A genomic segment from Phragmites australis chromosome 6, lpPhrAust1.1, whole genome shotgun sequence encodes:
- the LOC133920470 gene encoding probable inactive histone-lysine N-methyltransferase SUVR2: protein MAPPRVSMAKFDDAVKSMTNIGIPKETVVRVLDKLLSLYDDNWEHIEADNYSALVDAIFDDPDPMEGQKKRTEKKNLDSDHCSKKFKIKERDQKPKSNVHGNEKRESAEVPRQQEAKALEGKAIGTKLRKPSSQKFSKEPKMETSLAEVTTIGEISYALLLESQDNRDFETPLAVMCPQVLEPSRHRGHEDAHMTSGVQHAADQKFKGVSVAHEEHMADERSSQAVIRSKDFSTVALSNCGNGKLSFSFNSSLANRSDFHMPDIESIRKAMEARCLSTYKILDPNFSFMKLLDDTCQCILDLSSGSSEPRERSIVQVLPAMDILSKPLVQQSFQSNQASSSCMPLNNLTRLGGSASAGVSQNNSSNMQVQHQLPTSVKQQYHDVNDITKGEERVSIPIVNGIEDGVLPPPFHYIPHNITSQDAYINLSLARIGDENCCSECLGDCLAEPLPCACATETGGEFAYTRDGLLTKGFLDACVLREPHKHPHFYCKICPNERIKAELNYDSPDARANPGPCKGHRIRKFIKECWRKCGCTRYCGNRVVQRGIIRNLQVFLTSRKKGWGLRTAEKLPPGAFVCEYVGEILTNTELYERTIQKTGNAKHTYPVLLDADWGTESVLKDEEALCLDATFYGNVARFINHRCFDANIIDIPVEIETPDHHYFHLAFFTKRQIEPFEELTWDYGIDFDDVNHPVKAFKCYCGSEFCRDKRRLKSKARALVLS, encoded by the exons ATGGCACCTCCAAGGGTTTCCATGGCAAAATTTGATGATGCAGTCAAATCCATGACCAATATTGGTATCCCGAAGGAAACTGTTGTGCGAGTATTGGATAAGCTACTGTCATTGTATGATGACAACTGGGAGCATATAGAAGCTGATAACTATAGTGCCCTAGTTGATGCTATATTTGACGATCCAGATCCCATG GAAGGGCAGAAAAAGCGAACTGAGAAGAAGAATCTGGATTCAGACCACTGTAGCAAGAAGTTTAAGATTAAAGAGCGTGATCAAAAGCCTAAATCCAATGTTCATGGCAATGAAAAGAGAGAGTCGGCTGAAGTGCCACGTCAGCAAGAAGCAAAAGCCCTCGAGGGGAAAGCCATTGGAACCAAACTGCGGAAGCCATcttcacaaaaatttagtaaGGAACCAAAAATGGAAACTAGTCTTGCAGAGGTTACAACAATTGGTGAAATCAGTTATGCTTTACTACTTGAAAGTCAAGACAATCGGGATTTTGAGACCCCACTAGCAGTTATGTGTCCACAAGTTCTGGAACCCAGCCGTCATAGAG GACATGAAGATGCACACATGACTTCTGGTGTGCAGCATGCTGCTGATCAGAAATTTAAAGGTGTTTCGGTTGCGCATGAAGAGCATATGGCTGATGAACGTAGCAGCCAAGCAGTTATAAGAAGCAAAGATTTTTCCACGGTAGCATTGTCCAACTGTGGAAACGGAAAACTATCATTCTCTTTCAACTCTTCCTTGGCAAACCGTTCTGATTTTCATATGCCTGACATTGAGTCAATACGCAAGGCAATGGAGGCTAGATGCCTCAGCACATACAAGATCCTAGATCCCAATTTCTCTTTCATGAAACTTTTGGATGATACTTGCCAGTGTATTCTTGATCTGAGTTCTGGATCTAGTGAGCCTAGAGAGAGAAGCATTGTACAAGTACTTCCGGCCATGGACATTTTATCTAAGCCTTTGGTGCAGCAATCATTTCAGTCAAATCAAGCTAGTTCCTCATGCATGCCTCTTAATAATCTTACGAGGCTTGGTGGTAGTGCTAGTGCTGGAGTTAGCCAGAATAATTCTAGTAATATGCAGGTTCAGCATCAACTACCTACTAGTGTCAAGCAACAATATCATGATGTCAATGATATAACAAAAGGCGAAGAACGTGTGAGTATTCCAATAGTTAATGGAATTGAAGATGGGGTTCTGCCTCCTCCATTTCACTATATACCACACAATATCACGTCCCAAGATGCTTATATCAACCTCTCACTTGCCAGAATTGGAGATGAAAATTGTTGTTCTGAATGTTTAGGAGATTGTCTAGCAGAGCCACTTCCTTGTGCATGCGCAACAGAAACTGGAGGAGAGTTTGCTTATACAAGAGATGGCCTGCTGACAAAAGGATTTCTAGATGCTTGTGTGCTCCGAGAACCACATAAACATCCCCACTTCTACTGCAAGATTTGTCCAAACGAAAGAATTAAGGCTGAACTAAACTATGATTCACCAGACGCGAGGGCGAATCCTGGTCCTTGTAAAGGGCACCGAATTAGGAAATTTATCAAGGAATGCTGGAGGAAATGTGGCTGCACCAGATATTGTGGAAACCGTGTGGTTCAGCGAGGCATTATTCGCAATCTACAG GTGTTCTTAACCTCTAGAAAAAAGGGATGGGGACTACGCACTGCTGAAAAACTTCCTCCAGGTGCTTTTGTTTGTGAGTATGTTGGTGAAATATTAACAAACACTGAGCTATATGAGCGAACAATCCAAAAGACTGGTAATGCAAAGCATACATATCCTGTGCTACTGGATGCTGACTGGGGCACTGAAAGTGTTCTGAAGGACGAGGAAGCCCTCTGTCTAGATGCTACCTTTTATGGTAACGTGGCAAGGTTTATAAACCATAG GTGCTTTGATGCTAACATCATTGATATTCCTGTTGAGATTGAGACGCCCGACCACCACTACTTTCAT CTGGCGTTCTTCACAAAGAGGCAAATAGAGCCTTTTGAAGAACTGACATGG GACTATGGAATTGATTTTGATGATGTCAACCATCCTGTCAAGGCATTCAAATGTTATTGTGGAAGTGAGTTTTGTCGGGACAAACGGCGCTTAA AATCTAAAGCTAGAGCCCTGGTGTTATCGTGA